CCTGCGTGGTGACGGCGACGGCCCGCCGCACCACGCAGCGTTCATGGTCGCCGCGTTCCCGAACCGGTAAGCCAGGCGGTCACACGCGGGGGTGGCCGAATGCCGTGAGACTTCGTCAACACGGCCCGGTGAAAAGCTTGTTGGCGCAGACATCTGCCCCTGCGCCGCGCGTGGGCGCTGGTGCCGCACGTCACCCCTGGTTCGACTGTGGATCGGGTGCGTGAATCGCCACGCTCGGCTTGAACCGGGATAAGTTACTGCTTAGTAGCTGTCGCTCCGCAGGCCGTCGTGCATCCGCTGTCGCGGCACGACCTGGTCCCCCAGCCGCACACCACCCCGGTCCTGTCATCATCCCGTGCGCCTTCCGGGACCGGCGCGATTCCCCGCGCCCACGGTGGCCGGGTGCACCGTGGCCGCCACGGATCCGCGGTACGCCGATACGATCGGCGTGTGATCGTATCGGGACAAGTGCCGACGGCTCGCGAGGCTGCGATCCGGCGATGGCTGCCGATCGGGCTGCGGGCGGCCGCGTTCCTGCTGGTGCCGTGGATCGTGGTGCTGGGCCTGTCGGTCCGCCGTTTCGGCGCGCGCAACCTCGCCAACTCCTGGGTCTGGCTGGACGTCATGGAGGTGGCGGCGCTGCTGCTGCTCGCCGTACTGGTGCGCCGCCGCCACCGGGCCACCAGCCCCCTGGCCGCCGCCACCGCCGTCCTGCTGGCGATGGACGCCTACTTCGACATCTGGTCCGCGCACCACGGTCCCGACTACCTGCTCGCCCAGGTCCTCGCCTATAGCGCCGAGCTGCCCGGCGCGACGGTCCTCGCCGTCCTCTCCTGGTACTCGCTCCCCTGGGCGGCCCAGGGACCGGTCACGCCGTAGAGAGGGCCCCGGGCAGGCCCGCCCGACGCGCCCCGGCGCGAGCCGTGAGACTCGGCTGCGGGCCGCACACCGCCGGTCCCTGTGCCTGCGGCAGCGGCCTTGCGCCGTCCGGGTGGCGGATCGCGGGGAAGGCAACCGCGCGGGGGGCGGCGGGAACGCATCGGACCGAGCGTCGGCAGGAACAACGAGAGGGGAGCGGTTCATGAGCGCCCACGCAGGGCAGCGCGGCTCCCCGGCCAAAGGCCTGGCACGTCGCTGGAGCCAGGCTGCCGATACCCACCTGACGCCGACCAAGCGGTCCCTCCTGGTGACCTGGACCGCCTTCGGAACGACCTTCGGCACCGTCCGGCTGATCACCCACGGCATCCGGGGCGGCTGGCTGCCCTGGGGCAACATGTCGGCGGGCGGGCGGCACCTGCACCACTACAACATCGGCATCGCGGTCCTGGCCGGCGTCGGCCTGGTCGCCGTTCGCGGCGACGAGCGGGCCGTCCGGCATCCGCTGGTCGCCGCGGGCTACGGAGCCGGTACGGCACTGATCGCGGACGAGTTCGCGCTACTGCTGGACCTGCAGGACGTGTACTGGACCGAGGAGGGCCGGATGAGCGTGGACGTGGCCCTGGGGATCATGGCCGCGCTCGGCACTTACCTCACCGCGGCGCCCTTCTGGCACGAGATCGTCCGGATCACCCACGAGCACGCGAGGCGCCGAGGCGCCGCCCTCCTGGCGCGCTCGACGCCGTACGACTGACGCCGCCGCCGAACGGTCCGACGGCCTGTCAGTCCTCGGCGTTCCGACTCGGACCGGCCTCGGTATCCCGGCGGTCCAGAGCCTCCGCGGTGACGGGGTACCTGGCGCGGAGCCGGTCCCGGAGCGACTGGGCCGGCGGGCCGCCCACCGATGTCACGTCGGGCTCCACCCCCGGGCCGGCGGGCAGGACACCGGGTGCACGCAACCGCGTCACCTCCGCTTCCAGCTCGGCGACACGGGCCTCGAGCAGCTGCACGTCCCGGGCCGCGTCCTTGTATCCCTCCTTGTGGCGCCTGGCGACGTGCGTGAGGGTGTCCACCCGGTCCGCGAAGGCGTCGCGTTCGGCGGCGATCGGCTCCACAACGTGGCCGGCGATGACGGCCGCAATCCAGTCGACCCATTGGTTGATGCGCTCGGCGCCCGGCGCGCCGATCAGGTCGGCGTCCTGCAGACCGTTGAGCATCGCTGGTCGGATGGCGTCGGCGATGCGCTGCTGCGGGCCGGGCTGCTCGGTCACAGCTGCTCCTCGATGACGATTCGGACGGCTTCGCCGACCGCTCTGGTGCGGATGGTGTCGGGGAAGCGATCTTCCCATGCGCCGGCCCTCCGGGTTCGATGCGGGCGAACCTGCCGGCCGATGCGTCCGGTGACGAGGTGGTGACACCACGGACACGCGACCCCGGCCGGTCCGTCGGTACAGGCGCGGCGAAGCAGGACGTCGAGAACGCCGCACCGGTTCACGCCCAGGTGTGGCCGACGTCGGCCGGTCACTCGTCGTCGGCGCAGTGGCAGTCGTAGTAACCCGGTGCCCAGTCGCCGCGGCGGTGGCGCCGCCGATCGGCGGGCGGCCGTCACTGCGGCCGACGCAGACGTCGCGGTGACCGGCATCGGCGTACTGGCGACCGCCGGCCCCATCGGACGACCATGATGGTATACGCACGGCCGCCCGCAGTCGATCAGAGGAAGTGAATCAGATGGCCGCCATCTCCACCCTGGTCCCACTCGGGACACCGGCGCCGGACTTCTCGCTGCCCGCGATCGACGGCCGGGTCGTGGCACAGGACGACTTCGCCGCCGCACCGGCCCTGCTGGTGGCCTTCCTGTGCAACCACTGCCCGTACGTACGGCACGTCGAGCAGGCTTTCGCCGAACTGGTCGGCGAGTTCCCGGACCTCGCGGTCGTCGGGATCTGCAGCAACAGCCCGGCCGTCGCACCCGCCGACGACATCGACGGGCTACGCGCCCAGGTCACACGCACGGGGTGGGCCTTCCCGTACCTCATCGACCTCGACCAGTCCGTCGGCCGGGCGTACCAGGCTGCCTGTACACCGGACTTCTTCCTCTACGACGCCCACCGCGAGCTGGCCTACCGGGGAGCAATGGACGACTCGACGCCCGGCAACGGGAAGCCGATCACCGGGGGCCTGCTGCGGCACGCCATCGACCTGGTGCTGGCCGGCCGGACCGTCCCGGAACCGCACCGGCCGAGCATGGGCTGCTCCATCAAGTGGGCGTGACGGACGACTGCCTGACGCGCTGGGCGTGCCGCCGGGCAGGCGGGCCGACGGCAGATTCGCGGTGTCCTCGGCGGTACCACCCGTACGACACCTTGGGCGTCCGCATCTGCGCCTCGAAGTCGCCGTGGACGAGGCTGAAGCGCTGATGGAACCCTTCGGCCCGTCGAACACCCTGTTGCCGCATCCGCAGCCCCACGCTCCGGGCGGACCACCGAGTGCCGGCGCCGATCCAGCGGCCCGGTCCGGCCGTGGTCGTGGACACCACCGAGCGGCTCCAGCCGCAGTGGCCCCGGGTTCGGCATCCGCTTTTGAGGCTGCACTGCCGGCCCGCGATGCAACCCGGATCATTGTCGTCCCCCAGACGCGACCTGGCGAAGCGGCACCGTACCGGTCGTTCTTACCGATGGACGCCGATGTCCGGGTGACATTCCATCCGGACCGGAGGCGACTCGCGGTGTGATCTCCGTTGACAGCGTCAGCCCCTGGCCATCTCCCTTGATAGCGTCAGCGCGTGGCAGACCAACAGCCTGACCGAAGCAGTGGTCTGACCCGGCGTAAGGCGCTCGCCGGACTGGGCGGAGGAGCCGCCGTCTGGCTGTTGCGCGGCACCGTCGGGCCGGACAGTGCGCAGGCGGTCGGCGCCGCGCCCGCCGGGCTCCCGGCCGGGGTGACGCCCTACCAACGGGTGTACGAGAACTGGGCCGGTGAGGTCCGAACCGACCCGCTCTGGGTCTGCGCGCCGAGCAATCCGCGCCAGGTCGCCGACCTCGCCGACTGGGCCCGCGCCGCAGGCTGGCGGTTGCGTCCGCAGGGGTACCGGCACGGCTGGGCACCGCTCACCATCACCCCTGGCACCCCTGCCTCGGCCCAGGTGCTGCTGGTCGACACCACCCAGCACCTCACCTCCATCGCCCTGACGGGAAGCTCGGTGGCCGGAGCCCCGACCGTCCGGGTGCAGACCGGCGCCTCGATGGAGGACCTGCTCGCCCAGCTGGCCGGTCACGGCCTCGGTGTCACTGCCTGCCCCGCGCCCGGCGATCTCACCGTCGGCGGCGTACTCGCCATCGGCTGCCACGGCACCGCCGTGCCGGCCACCGGCGAGACCTCGCCCACCGGTCACGGCTTCGGCTCGCTCAGCAGTCACGTCGTCTCCACTCACCGCCGTGGTCTGGGACGACTCGCAAGCCGGTTACGTGCTGAGGGAGTTCGACCGGAGCCAGGCCGACAGTGCTGCCTTCCTGGTCCAACTGGGCCGGGCCTTCCTCACCGAGGTGGTACTCCGGGTCGGCGCCGACCGGAACCTGCGCTGCGTCAGCCGCCTCGACATCCCGGCCGTCGAACTCTTCGCCGCACCGGGCAGGTCCGGCAACCGGACCTTCGCCGACTTCGTCGCCCGGGACGGCCGGGCCGAGGCGATCTGGTACGCCTTCACGACGCACCCTTGGCTCAAGATCTGGCAGGTCACCCCCACCCGCCCGTTCGCGGCCCGTACTGTCACAGAACCGTACAACTACCCCTTCTCCGACAACATCCCCAAGCCTGTGGCCGAACTCGCCGGCCAACTGATCGAAGGAGCCTGGCAGTTGGCTCCAATCTTCGGCCAACTCCAGTTTCTGATCACGAAGATCGGCCTCACCGGCGACCTGACCGACGTCCTGCTCTCCACCGGCCTGCTGCGCAGTCTGCTCACCGGCGAGCTGCTCACCCACCTGCTCGCGGACGGCCTGCACTCCGACCTGTGGGGCCCGTCGCGGGCGGTGCTCCAGTACGTCCGGCCGACCACCCTGCGGGTCACCGCCAGCGGGTACGCCGTACTCGCCCGACGGGCCGATCTCCAGTGGGTGGTCAGCGAGTTCACCACCCACTACCAGCGGCTGCTGACGGAGTACCAGAAGCGCGGCGAGTACCCCGTGAACGGAGCCGTCGAGATCAGGGTCACCGGCCTGGACGACCCGGCCGTCTCCGGCGTACCCGGCGCCCGACCACCACTGCTCTCCGCCCTGCGGCCCCACCCGGACAAGCCCGAGTGGGACACCGCCGTCTGGGTGGACGTCCTCAGCCTGCCCGGCACCCCCGGCCTGCGCCGGTTCTGCCGGGACCTCGAACAGTTCCTGCTGCGCACCTTCGACGGCACCCGGGCCGGCCTGCGGGTCGAGTGGTCCAAGGGCTGGGCCTACACCGAGGACGCCACCTGGGCCGACCCGGACGTGCTCGGCCGCATCATCCCCGACAGTCTCCGCACGAGCGGCGGCCCGGGCTGGGACGAGGCGATCGCCGTCCTGGACCGCCACGACCCGCACCGCGTCTTCGGCAACGCATTCCTGGACGGACTGCTCCGCTCCCAGTACTCCAGTGTGACTTCGCGATCTACGCGCTGGAGGGGGCGGAGAGCTGCTGCCGGTAGTGGTCGCGACGTGCCGAAGCTTGGTGGCTTCTGCGCCAGTTCGACCAGTGCAGGAGTGCGTTCAGGGCTGTGATCGGTGGGCTGAACAGTGCGCCGATCAGGCGGCGGATCTCCGGGACGGTCAGGTCGACCGGGTCTCCGCTTCGGGCCGGGCGGCTCGCATCCGCACGTCTGGTCGGCCTCGCGTCGTCGACTGCCACGGCAAGGAACGCGTCGCGCGGGTGCGGCGCTGCTCCGTTGGCTGGTATGCGTGGCGCCTATGTCACACCAGTGCCGCG
The nucleotide sequence above comes from Streptomyces sp. TLI_235. Encoded proteins:
- a CDS encoding AhpC/TSA family protein codes for the protein MAAISTLVPLGTPAPDFSLPAIDGRVVAQDDFAAAPALLVAFLCNHCPYVRHVEQAFAELVGEFPDLAVVGICSNSPAVAPADDIDGLRAQVTRTGWAFPYLIDLDQSVGRAYQAACTPDFFLYDAHRELAYRGAMDDSTPGNGKPITGGLLRHAIDLVLAGRTVPEPHRPSMGCSIKWA